One genomic region from Nocardia vinacea encodes:
- a CDS encoding alpha/beta hydrolase has translation MPYFTAADGTELAYEDYGTGTPLVFLASWALNADMWEYQVPYFLEQGYRCVLLDRRGHGRSDRPSGGYDADTRADDVAALIDHLDLRDIMLVAHSAGGGEAVRYLARHGHDRVAGLVLLATTLPYLELTEDNPEGVPAALCDATVAELRRDRPNWFARRAQAYFATQFNTVSPAVVDNEVRRCLSAAPFSLTAVWQATFATDFRPDLRELSVPTLIVHGGVDQSAPVDRTSRRVAKLLPHADFREYPTAGHGLYITHAEQLNNDIHEFLVDQATVAPDRG, from the coding sequence ATGCCTTACTTCACCGCCGCTGACGGAACCGAACTCGCCTACGAGGACTACGGCACCGGCACGCCGCTGGTGTTCCTGGCGAGCTGGGCGCTCAACGCCGACATGTGGGAATACCAGGTCCCCTACTTCCTCGAGCAGGGGTACCGGTGCGTACTGCTCGATCGGCGCGGGCACGGCCGTTCCGATCGACCGTCGGGCGGATACGATGCCGACACTCGCGCCGACGACGTGGCCGCTTTGATCGATCACCTCGACCTGCGTGACATCATGCTGGTCGCGCACTCGGCAGGCGGCGGCGAAGCCGTTCGCTACCTGGCCCGGCACGGCCACGACCGGGTCGCCGGACTGGTGCTGCTCGCCACCACCCTGCCGTATCTCGAACTGACCGAAGACAATCCCGAGGGTGTGCCCGCCGCGCTGTGCGATGCCACCGTCGCCGAGCTGCGCCGCGACCGCCCCAACTGGTTCGCCCGCCGCGCCCAAGCCTATTTCGCTACCCAGTTCAACACGGTGTCTCCGGCGGTGGTCGACAACGAGGTCCGCCGCTGCCTGTCGGCGGCCCCGTTTTCCCTGACCGCGGTGTGGCAGGCCACCTTCGCCACCGACTTCCGTCCCGACCTGCGCGAGCTGAGCGTGCCCACGCTCATCGTGCACGGCGGTGTCGACCAGTCGGCGCCGGTCGATCGCACCAGTCGGCGGGTCGCGAAACTGTTGCCCCACGCCGACTTCCGCGAATACCCGACCGCCGGGCACGGCCTCTACATCACCCACGCCGAGCAGCTGAACAACGATATCCACGAATTCCTTGTCGACCAGGCGACGGTCGCACCCGACCGCGGCTGA
- a CDS encoding DUF6461 domain-containing protein, whose translation MYDTDLPLVNLTFARQISAREQLERMGVDQNTVAVRGPDDFHYELGGLLYASDGYVVSAGHYRSWAWAWEHGSWKGIQDRGLVLRASIGTAALELHASEKPGEVFQYAEDGRLITRLDTTDSFARTGGDPHRFDTEMRVLGARPEEDEYGPLGSLGMFYRLAENLGVGVPLDDLNNRPVLSGRLLPPASR comes from the coding sequence ATGTACGACACGGATCTGCCGCTGGTCAACCTCACCTTCGCGCGTCAGATCAGCGCCCGGGAGCAATTGGAGCGGATGGGCGTCGACCAAAACACCGTGGCGGTGCGCGGGCCGGATGACTTCCACTACGAGCTGGGCGGCCTTCTCTACGCATCCGACGGATATGTGGTCAGCGCAGGGCATTACCGAAGCTGGGCCTGGGCGTGGGAGCACGGCAGTTGGAAAGGCATCCAAGACCGAGGACTGGTGCTGCGCGCCTCGATCGGAACCGCGGCACTGGAGCTGCACGCCAGCGAGAAACCGGGAGAGGTGTTCCAGTACGCCGAGGACGGCCGCCTCATCACCAGACTCGACACCACGGACAGCTTCGCACGGACAGGCGGCGACCCGCACCGCTTCGACACCGAGATGCGGGTCCTCGGCGCCCGACCCGAAGAAGACGAATACGGCCCCTTGGGGTCCCTCGGGATGTTCTACAGGCTTGCAGAGAACCTCGGCGTCGGGGTGCCTCTGGATGACCTCAACAACCGTCCCGTCCTCAGCGGCCGGCTCCTCCCCCCAGCCTCGCGGTAG